From one Pedobacter faecalis genomic stretch:
- the apaG gene encoding Co2+/Mg2+ efflux protein ApaG: MVTAITQGVKISVETTFQDEYSSPEGEHFMFAYRITIENLTDQTIQLKRRQWFIFDSNGMQREVEGEGVVGLQPVLQPGNSHSYVSGCHLTTDMGSMRGNYLMHRFSDDTEFIVEIPQFQLIVPYRLN; this comes from the coding sequence ATGGTTACAGCAATAACACAAGGCGTTAAGATTTCCGTTGAAACAACTTTTCAGGACGAATATTCGAGTCCGGAAGGAGAGCACTTTATGTTTGCTTATCGTATCACTATCGAAAATCTTACCGACCAAACCATCCAGCTCAAACGCCGCCAATGGTTCATTTTCGACTCCAACGGGATGCAAAGAGAAGTAGAAGGCGAGGGGGTAGTAGGTTTACAACCCGTGCTTCAGCCAGGCAATAGCCACTCCTATGTTTCCGGATGCCATCTTACTACAGATATGGGAAGTATGAGAGGCAACTATCTGATGCATCGCTTCAGCGACGACACGGAGTTTATTGTTGAAATTCCCCAGTTCCAGCTGATCGTGCCTTACCGGCTCAACTAA
- the nadA gene encoding quinolinate synthase NadA, producing MDITAELNRKGFVDETIDPSLDLFDEIEKLKKEKNAIILAHYYQEPDIQDIADYIGDSLGLSQEAAKTEADVIVFAGVHFMAETAKILSPDKKVLLPDLKAGCSLADSCPPHLFKKFKERHPDHVVITYVNCTAELKALSDIVCTSTNAVQIVESLPKDTKIIFGPDRNLGAWVAKKTGRDLVLWNGACMVHEIFSREKITRLKERHPNAKFLAHPECEEAVLQMADFIGSTTGLLKYTMTSETNEFIVATESGIIHQMEKANPGKTFIPAPPNNSCACNDCPYMKRNTLEKLYLCMKNGLPEVTVPADIIVQARKPIERMLEISASLGL from the coding sequence ATGGATATTACAGCAGAATTAAACAGGAAGGGTTTTGTAGACGAAACTATTGATCCGTCGCTCGACCTTTTCGATGAGATTGAGAAGTTAAAAAAGGAAAAGAACGCCATCATACTGGCACACTATTATCAGGAACCTGATATACAGGATATTGCAGATTATATTGGTGATAGTTTAGGGCTCTCTCAGGAAGCCGCAAAGACAGAGGCCGACGTTATTGTTTTTGCAGGTGTACATTTTATGGCCGAAACTGCGAAGATACTATCCCCGGATAAGAAGGTGCTTTTGCCTGATCTGAAGGCTGGCTGCTCTCTTGCAGACAGCTGTCCGCCGCATTTGTTTAAGAAATTTAAGGAGCGGCATCCTGACCATGTGGTGATCACTTATGTGAACTGTACAGCTGAGTTAAAGGCTTTGAGTGATATTGTGTGTACTTCCACCAACGCGGTGCAGATTGTAGAAAGTTTACCAAAGGATACCAAGATCATATTTGGACCCGACCGTAACCTTGGGGCATGGGTGGCTAAGAAGACCGGCCGTGATCTGGTCCTGTGGAACGGTGCCTGTATGGTTCATGAGATCTTTTCGAGGGAGAAGATTACGCGTCTGAAAGAGCGTCATCCGAACGCGAAGTTTCTGGCCCATCCGGAGTGTGAGGAAGCTGTATTGCAGATGGCCGATTTTATAGGATCTACAACCGGTTTGCTGAAGTATACGATGACGAGCGAGACTAACGAATTCATTGTAGCAACGGAAAGCGGCATTATCCATCAGATGGAAAAGGCAAATCCTGGCAAAACCTTTATACCAGCTCCGCCAAACAATAGCTGTGCCTGTAATGATTGTCCGTATATGAAGCGCAATACGCTTGAGAAACTGTATTTGTGTATGAAAAATGGCTTACCAGAGGTAACGGTACCGGCGGATATCATTGTACAGGCCAGAAAGCCCATAGAGAGAATGCTGGAGATTTCAGCAAGTTTAGGATTGTAA
- a CDS encoding CPBP family intramembrane glutamic endopeptidase translates to MNFIQKDKAENTPYIQIVLLLAYALIGFVVSSVIAIAVLVGMYGMEMLTNPLLLTSGENEYLPGLRLLLIANSVGLFLFPPLLLSFTEKRSPYALYHFEPLQLRLFAMVFGIVLVSMPFMEWVAIANQKMVLPSFLQDLERWIRMKEDENMRTTLILLKMASVKDLLINLFMIALLPALAEELMFRGAVQRIFGRFFSNIHVAIWLSAILFSAIHVQFYGFVPRMLLGAAFGYLYFWSGSLWYAIVAHGLNNAYAVLAAWYMQQKNIPLSEDSVSTPQFTWYAYVVSFVLTIAAFRYFKKQAK, encoded by the coding sequence ATGAATTTTATACAAAAAGATAAAGCGGAGAATACGCCCTATATTCAGATCGTTCTGCTGCTTGCCTATGCGCTGATCGGCTTTGTCGTTTCGTCGGTAATTGCGATAGCCGTGCTGGTGGGGATGTATGGCATGGAAATGCTGACTAACCCCCTTTTGCTGACCAGTGGAGAAAATGAATACCTGCCTGGTTTACGGCTGTTGCTTATCGCGAATTCTGTGGGCCTTTTCCTTTTCCCTCCGCTCCTTTTGTCGTTTACAGAGAAGCGGTCGCCTTATGCTTTGTATCATTTTGAGCCGCTTCAACTGCGACTGTTTGCTATGGTATTTGGAATTGTACTTGTGTCGATGCCCTTTATGGAATGGGTAGCCATTGCAAACCAGAAAATGGTATTGCCCTCTTTCTTGCAGGATTTGGAACGCTGGATACGGATGAAGGAGGACGAAAACATGCGTACCACGCTGATTTTGCTGAAAATGGCGTCTGTAAAGGATCTGTTGATCAATCTTTTCATGATAGCCCTGCTGCCTGCCCTTGCGGAAGAGTTGATGTTCCGGGGCGCCGTGCAGCGCATTTTCGGGAGATTTTTTAGCAATATACATGTGGCGATATGGCTTTCAGCAATATTGTTTAGTGCAATCCATGTGCAGTTTTATGGTTTTGTTCCACGTATGTTGCTTGGTGCAGCCTTTGGATATCTGTACTTCTGGAGCGGAAGTTTGTGGTATGCCATTGTTGCGCACGGCTTGAATAATGCCTACGCGGTACTGGCGGCCTGGTATATGCAGCAAAAAAATATACCATTATCGGAAGATTCAGTGAGCACTCCTCAATTTACCTGGTATGCATATGTGGTAAGCTTTGTGCTGACGATAGCTGCATTCCGCTACTTTAAAAAACAAGCCAAATGA
- a CDS encoding phosphatidate cytidylyltransferase, which produces MKTRAITAFFFTIVMLGSILLGGYTFTVFYLLLSLAALLEFFKLIKTSGIRPHRNVALVAAALIFLMTAGFHYLKFESKFLFLLVPLIFSVFITELYKKSKIPFANISYTFVGFIYVTIPFCFFFSLGFLYNGNSYSFHLPLAFLLMLWASDTGAYLFGVKFGKTRLFERHSPKKSWEGLGGGMLTSLLVSYSISLWFTEISLLVWAGMAFLIVCFGTLGDLVESMLKRSLNAKDSGSLLPGHGGVLDRFDGLLIAAPVVYAYLYLIIN; this is translated from the coding sequence ATGAAAACACGGGCAATTACTGCATTTTTTTTTACGATCGTCATGCTGGGCTCTATCCTGCTGGGTGGCTATACGTTTACGGTGTTTTATTTGTTACTAAGTCTGGCAGCACTGCTGGAATTTTTTAAGCTGATAAAAACGTCTGGCATCAGGCCGCACAGGAATGTTGCACTGGTGGCAGCGGCACTTATTTTCTTAATGACAGCGGGCTTTCATTACCTGAAATTTGAGTCGAAATTCCTTTTCCTGCTGGTACCGCTGATTTTTTCAGTTTTTATCACGGAGTTGTATAAAAAGTCCAAAATCCCTTTTGCGAATATCTCTTACACTTTTGTTGGCTTTATTTATGTAACCATCCCCTTCTGTTTCTTCTTCTCACTCGGGTTTTTGTATAATGGGAATTCCTACAGTTTTCATCTGCCTCTTGCGTTCTTACTGATGCTGTGGGCAAGTGACACGGGCGCTTATCTGTTTGGTGTTAAGTTTGGCAAAACGCGATTGTTTGAGCGCCATTCTCCTAAGAAGTCCTGGGAAGGACTGGGCGGCGGAATGCTGACGAGCCTGCTGGTTTCCTATAGCATATCACTTTGGTTTACCGAGATAAGTTTACTTGTATGGGCGGGTATGGCCTTTTTAATCGTTTGTTTTGGAACGCTGGGCGATCTGGTGGAGTCGATGCTGAAGAGAAGTCTGAACGCAAAAGATTCGGGATCTTTACTGCCCGGTCATGGTGGAGTGCTTGATCGTTTCGATGGGTTATTAATCGCCGCACCGGTGGTGTATGCCTATCTGTATCTGATTATAAACTAG
- a CDS encoding zinc metallopeptidase — protein MGAYFILIIPVLLLSMFVQWRFKSKFAQYAEMQLNSGFSGKEVAERMLHDHGIFDVQVMSTDGQLSDHYNPENKTVNLSTDVYYGRSVAAAAVAAHECGHAVQHAKSYAWLSLRSSMVPIVSITSNLLQWVLIIGVFLIAFTFNPIVLAIGVAGLALITLFSIITLPVEFDASRRALNWLKSNRGVLATTQEHVQAKDALWWAAMTYVVAALGAMANLLYYLSILFGRNRD, from the coding sequence ATGGGAGCATATTTTATATTAATAATCCCGGTTCTACTTTTGAGCATGTTCGTGCAATGGCGATTTAAAAGTAAGTTTGCACAGTATGCGGAAATGCAATTGAATTCGGGGTTTTCGGGTAAAGAGGTGGCGGAGCGGATGCTGCATGATCATGGTATTTTTGATGTACAGGTAATGAGCACAGACGGACAGTTGTCTGATCACTATAATCCTGAGAATAAAACAGTCAATTTAAGTACTGATGTTTATTACGGGCGAAGTGTTGCAGCGGCAGCAGTAGCAGCGCATGAATGCGGTCACGCGGTTCAGCATGCGAAAAGCTATGCGTGGCTCAGTTTGAGAAGCAGTATGGTCCCTATAGTAAGTATTACGTCGAATTTGCTTCAGTGGGTATTGATTATTGGGGTCTTTTTAATAGCCTTTACCTTTAACCCTATTGTTTTGGCTATTGGTGTGGCCGGTCTGGCGCTGATTACGCTCTTCAGCATAATTACCCTGCCGGTTGAATTTGATGCGAGCAGACGGGCGCTAAACTGGCTTAAATCGAATCGTGGGGTCTTAGCTACTACACAGGAGCATGTACAGGCGAAGGACGCACTGTGGTGGGCGGCTATGACTTACGTGGTGGCGGCGTTAGGCGCAATGGCCAACCTGCTGTATTATCTGTCTATCTTATTCGGCCGCAACAGGGACTAG
- a CDS encoding DNA recombination protein RmuC: MNVIIVLIIILVASIVLVWRYLVLLKEKNKLTDELAQLRLSHSEKHNELVRAEYQLELQRENHIRQESYINELQNRLKMEFEHIANKILDDKASRFTEHNKYQLDQVLNPLKQNIKAFEEKVEKAYKNESDERNVLKGVISQLMLQSRQIQEDAANLTKALKGDSKKQGNWGEVILERILESSGLVKDREYHIQHSLKTAEGSRFYPDVVINLPDEKHIIIDAKVSLVAYERLVNADTDTEREIYLKQHLASIKAHIQGLSAKNYQELQQINSPDFVMLFIPIESSFGIAVQKDAEIFNYAWEQKVVIVSPSTLLATLRTISSIWKQERQTRNVLEIARLSGTMYDKFVGFLADMETIGKNIRQSQDAFDKAMNKLSTGNGNLSGTSEKIRLLGARATKQIDSKYLD, from the coding sequence ATGAACGTGATAATTGTATTGATCATAATATTAGTAGCAAGTATCGTCCTGGTGTGGCGATACCTAGTTCTGCTAAAGGAAAAAAATAAGCTTACCGATGAACTTGCGCAGCTGCGCCTCAGTCATTCTGAAAAGCATAACGAGCTTGTCAGGGCAGAGTATCAACTAGAACTTCAGAGAGAGAATCACATCCGCCAGGAAAGCTATATCAATGAACTTCAAAACCGTTTGAAAATGGAATTTGAGCATATAGCCAATAAGATACTCGACGATAAGGCATCCAGGTTCACCGAGCATAACAAATATCAGCTCGACCAGGTTCTGAATCCCCTAAAGCAGAACATCAAAGCTTTTGAAGAAAAAGTAGAAAAAGCCTACAAGAACGAATCAGATGAAAGAAACGTACTGAAAGGCGTCATTTCCCAGCTTATGCTGCAAAGCAGGCAGATCCAGGAAGATGCAGCAAATCTCACAAAGGCGTTAAAGGGCGACAGCAAGAAACAGGGCAACTGGGGCGAAGTGATACTGGAAAGGATACTGGAAAGCTCCGGACTCGTGAAAGACCGTGAATACCACATCCAGCACAGCCTGAAAACAGCAGAAGGTTCTCGCTTCTATCCCGATGTAGTCATAAACCTTCCTGATGAAAAACACATCATTATCGATGCAAAAGTATCCTTAGTGGCCTATGAGCGCCTGGTCAACGCAGATACGGATACGGAGCGGGAGATATATCTTAAACAACATCTAGCATCGATTAAAGCGCATATACAGGGACTATCAGCAAAGAATTATCAGGAACTTCAGCAAATCAATTCGCCGGATTTTGTCATGCTTTTTATTCCCATAGAGTCCTCATTCGGAATCGCTGTCCAAAAAGATGCAGAAATTTTTAACTATGCATGGGAACAAAAAGTAGTCATTGTAAGTCCTTCCACACTTCTCGCCACCCTTCGAACCATTTCAAGTATATGGAAACAGGAGCGTCAAACACGAAACGTGCTGGAAATAGCCCGCTTAAGCGGTACCATGTACGATAAATTCGTAGGCTTCCTTGCCGATATGGAAACCATCGGTAAAAACATCAGGCAAAGCCAGGATGCTTTTGATAAAGCGATGAATAAACTGTCTACCGGCAATGGAAACCTCTCGGGCACCTCCGAAAAAATCAGACTTCTAGGCGCCAGGGCTACCAAACAGATAGACAGTAAGTACCTGGATTAG
- the nadB gene encoding L-aspartate oxidase translates to MRKVDFLVIGSGIAGLSFALKAARHGKVLIVTKSNEDESNTKYAQGGVAVVVDKDDSFEKHIEDTLIAGDGLCDPRIVEIVVKEGPQRINEIIEYGINFDKDALGVYDLAKEGGHSEHRVLHYKDVTGYEIESVLLRQIHQNENIEILTHYFCLELITQHHLGEHVDKRTGDINCYGIYAFNTELNDVEKILANVTVMASGGAGHIYSSTTNPVIATGDGMAMVYRAKGKVRNMEFIQFHPTALYNPGEYPAFLISEAVRGFGGVLRRKNGEEFMYEYDSRGSLAPRDIVARAIDAEMKKSGEDFVYLDIRHRSQADILSHFPNIYAKCLSIGIDMTKDLIPVTPAAHYMCGGILVDEYGRSSINNLYACGECSSTGLHGANRLASNSLLEAPVFAHRIYEHAVANYKNNHIPDHIPEWNDQGVVQSNEDILVTHNLRETQKLMSDYVGIVRSDFRLDRALRRLYLLHQETEDFYKANKVSVKLCELRNVIQVAYMVIKAAMSRKESRGLHYTTDYPQHSGQLTDTIF, encoded by the coding sequence ATGAGAAAAGTCGATTTTTTAGTCATTGGATCAGGTATCGCAGGATTGAGTTTTGCACTCAAAGCAGCCAGACACGGCAAAGTTCTTATTGTAACCAAATCCAATGAAGATGAGTCGAATACCAAGTATGCACAGGGCGGTGTAGCTGTAGTTGTCGACAAAGATGATTCTTTTGAAAAGCATATTGAAGACACCCTGATCGCAGGTGATGGATTGTGTGATCCGAGGATTGTGGAGATCGTGGTCAAGGAAGGTCCGCAACGCATCAATGAGATCATAGAATACGGTATAAATTTCGACAAGGACGCCCTTGGCGTATATGATTTGGCCAAGGAAGGTGGTCATTCTGAGCACCGTGTGTTGCATTACAAAGACGTTACCGGGTACGAGATTGAAAGCGTGTTGCTAAGGCAGATTCACCAGAATGAGAATATAGAGATATTAACACATTACTTCTGTCTGGAGCTGATCACACAGCATCACCTCGGCGAACATGTGGATAAACGTACCGGAGATATTAACTGTTACGGCATATATGCTTTTAATACAGAACTTAACGATGTGGAAAAGATATTAGCAAACGTCACCGTAATGGCATCGGGAGGCGCGGGGCATATCTATTCAAGTACAACTAACCCGGTCATTGCCACTGGGGATGGAATGGCTATGGTATACAGAGCCAAGGGCAAGGTAAGGAATATGGAGTTTATACAGTTCCATCCTACAGCCTTATATAATCCCGGGGAGTATCCTGCTTTTCTGATCTCAGAAGCAGTACGGGGCTTTGGTGGTGTCTTGCGGCGTAAGAATGGTGAAGAGTTTATGTACGAGTATGATTCCAGGGGTTCGCTTGCACCCCGCGATATCGTTGCACGGGCTATCGACGCTGAGATGAAGAAATCCGGGGAAGATTTTGTATACCTGGACATCAGGCACAGGAGTCAGGCCGATATTCTTTCCCATTTCCCTAATATCTATGCGAAGTGCCTTTCTATTGGCATAGATATGACTAAGGACCTCATCCCGGTAACGCCGGCCGCGCATTATATGTGCGGAGGTATTTTGGTCGATGAATATGGGAGGTCGAGTATTAACAATCTTTATGCATGCGGGGAGTGTTCTTCGACCGGGCTTCATGGTGCCAACCGGTTGGCATCCAATTCCTTACTTGAAGCACCTGTGTTTGCGCACAGGATTTACGAGCATGCGGTGGCCAACTATAAGAACAACCATATTCCAGATCATATTCCAGAGTGGAACGATCAGGGCGTAGTGCAGTCAAATGAAGATATTCTTGTTACCCATAATCTTCGTGAAACCCAGAAGCTTATGAGCGATTATGTCGGTATAGTGCGGTCAGATTTCCGTCTCGACAGGGCGCTCCGGCGACTTTATCTGCTGCATCAGGAAACAGAGGATTTTTACAAGGCCAACAAAGTTTCTGTCAAGCTCTGTGAACTACGAAATGTTATCCAGGTTGCTTATATGGTCATTAAAGCCGCCATGTCCCGTAAGGAGAGCAGAGGGCTTCATTACACCACAGATTATCCTCAACACTCCGGCCAGCTTACCGATACGATTTTTTGA
- the dusB gene encoding tRNA dihydrouridine synthase DusB — MSVKIGNIDLGEFPLLLAPMEDVSDPPFRFVCKQNGVDMMYTEFISSEGLIRDAAKSKAKLDIFEYERPIGIQIFGSEIDHMREATEIATLAGPDLMDINYGCPVKNVACRGAGASLLQDIDKMVKMTDAVVKATHLPVTVKTRLGWDDNTKNVEEVAERLQDIGIQALTIHGRTRAQLYKGEADWTLIRKIKRNPRIKIPIFGNGDVDSIQKAADWRLEYEVDGIMIGRAAIGYPWIFREIRHFYDTGQVLPPPTIEERISVCRTHFEKSIEWKGPRVGIFEMRRHYANYFKGLPDFKPYRMQLVKEEDISTIHSILDEIADKYQESWLQQ, encoded by the coding sequence ATGTCGGTAAAGATAGGAAATATAGATCTGGGTGAGTTCCCATTATTGCTCGCCCCGATGGAAGATGTGAGTGATCCGCCATTTCGTTTTGTCTGCAAACAAAACGGGGTAGATATGATGTATACCGAATTTATCTCGTCGGAGGGACTGATCCGGGATGCAGCGAAAAGTAAAGCTAAGCTGGACATATTTGAATACGAACGCCCTATCGGTATACAGATCTTCGGGAGTGAAATAGACCACATGCGCGAAGCTACCGAAATAGCTACCCTGGCCGGACCAGACCTGATGGATATAAACTATGGCTGCCCGGTTAAAAACGTTGCCTGTCGCGGAGCTGGTGCAAGCCTCCTTCAGGATATAGATAAAATGGTTAAGATGACCGACGCGGTAGTAAAGGCTACACATTTACCCGTTACCGTAAAGACCCGTTTGGGTTGGGATGACAACACCAAAAACGTTGAAGAAGTTGCGGAAAGACTTCAGGATATAGGCATCCAGGCGCTTACCATACATGGTAGAACCAGGGCCCAGCTCTACAAAGGGGAGGCAGACTGGACCCTTATAAGAAAGATAAAGCGGAATCCAAGAATCAAGATACCTATTTTTGGTAACGGAGATGTAGATAGCATCCAAAAGGCGGCAGACTGGCGCCTGGAATATGAAGTTGACGGAATCATGATCGGAAGAGCAGCTATCGGCTATCCCTGGATCTTCCGGGAAATACGCCATTTCTACGACACAGGTCAGGTTCTCCCTCCACCCACTATCGAAGAGCGTATTTCTGTATGCCGTACACACTTCGAAAAATCTATCGAATGGAAAGGACCGCGGGTTGGAATATTTGAGATGAGAAGGCATTACGCCAACTATTTCAAAGGGCTGCCCGACTTTAAACCCTATCGCATGCAACTCGTCAAAGAAGAAGACATCAGCACCATCCACAGCATTCTGGATGAAATCGCAGATAAATATCAGGAATCATGGTTACAGCAATAA
- the thiL gene encoding thiamine-phosphate kinase: MFENKERTDIANLGEFGLIRHLTENFKIRHETSVKGVGDDAAVLNFKDKEVLISTDLLLEGIHFDLAYVPLMHLGYKAVQVNLSDIYAMNGMATQVTVSIGLSSKFPLEAVEEIYKGIELACNKFNIDLIGGDTSASKQGLVISVTSIGYAEKEAVTYRNGAEEGDLICVSGDLGGAYVGLQILEREKLIFLENPNIQPDLEGKDYIIERQLKPEGRRDIVDLLAQMGIKPTAMIDVSDGLASEILHICQQSDKGCNLYEEKFPIDPLTYETARELGLDPTVCALSGGEDYELLFTIKQADYEKLKHDVDISIIGHITDKNSGCKLISKSNVVHDIKAQGWKAF, from the coding sequence ATGTTTGAAAACAAGGAACGTACGGATATAGCGAATTTGGGTGAGTTTGGATTGATCAGGCACCTGACGGAGAATTTTAAGATCAGGCATGAAACGAGTGTTAAGGGTGTGGGAGACGATGCAGCGGTGTTGAACTTTAAAGATAAAGAGGTGCTGATATCGACGGATCTTCTGCTGGAAGGGATTCATTTTGATCTGGCATATGTACCACTGATGCATTTGGGATATAAGGCTGTACAGGTCAACCTGAGCGATATTTATGCGATGAACGGTATGGCTACCCAGGTTACTGTTTCTATTGGTTTATCGAGTAAATTTCCGCTGGAAGCAGTAGAGGAAATTTATAAGGGTATAGAACTGGCATGCAACAAGTTTAATATTGATCTTATCGGCGGGGACACGTCGGCAAGCAAACAAGGGCTTGTGATTAGTGTTACAAGTATAGGTTACGCGGAAAAAGAGGCTGTTACGTATAGAAACGGTGCGGAGGAAGGGGATCTTATTTGCGTTTCCGGGGATCTTGGTGGTGCGTACGTAGGCCTTCAGATCCTGGAAAGGGAAAAACTCATATTTTTAGAAAATCCGAATATCCAGCCTGATCTGGAAGGCAAGGATTATATTATCGAAAGACAACTGAAACCGGAAGGGCGCCGGGATATTGTTGATCTTTTAGCACAAATGGGCATCAAACCTACTGCAATGATTGATGTGTCTGACGGTCTGGCCTCGGAGATATTGCATATTTGTCAGCAATCTGACAAGGGGTGTAATTTATATGAGGAGAAATTTCCGATTGATCCGCTGACTTATGAGACGGCGCGTGAGCTCGGTCTTGATCCGACGGTTTGTGCCCTAAGCGGAGGTGAGGACTATGAGCTCCTGTTTACTATTAAACAGGCTGATTATGAAAAGCTTAAGCACGATGTAGATATCAGTATCATTGGCCATATCACAGATAAAAACTCGGGCTGCAAGCTGATCTCGAAGTCGAACGTGGTGCATGATATAAAGGCACAGGGCTGGAAGGCATTCTAA